From one Mangifera indica cultivar Alphonso unplaced genomic scaffold, CATAS_Mindica_2.1 Un_0161, whole genome shotgun sequence genomic stretch:
- the LOC123208219 gene encoding derlin-1-like → MSKNKTKCIKKGLRLSWGKVSNFFYLGPFSFPFAIRLIIIAKYGVSLERGPFDKRTADFLWMLIFGTISLLLMAAVPILWTPFLRASLVFMMVYILGREYPNARINIYGVVSLKGFYLPWAMLALDLIFGNPLLPGILGMVAGNLYYFLTVLQPLAGGKYRFKTPLWVHKLVAYWGVGVQINSPVQRNPQAGVAFRGRSYRLNGNRSNYSSSTPAPEQQQPHANVGDANGVAFRGRNHRLYR, encoded by the exons ATGAGTAAAAACAAAACGAAATGCATAAAAAAGGGTTTAAGGTTGAGCTGGGGGAAGGTCAGCAACTTCTTCTACCTTGGTccattttcatttccttttgcAATTCGTCTCATAATCAT AGCAAAATATGGTGTTTCACTAGAGAGAGGGCCTTTCGACAAAAGGACTGCTGACTTCCTATGGATGTTAATCTTTGGGACAATCTCATTACTG CTGATGGCTGCTGTCCCAATTCTGTGGACTCCTTTCCTGAGAGCTTCTTTGGTATTCATGATGGTTTATATTTTGGGTCGTGAGTACCCAAATGCTCGAATCAACATCTATGGAGTTGTGTCATTGAAG GGGTTCTATCTTCCATGGGCAATGCTAGCACTGGATTTGATATTTGGGAATCCATTACTGCCAGGTATTTTAGGAATGGTTGCCGGAAATCTTTATTACTTCCTCACTGTTCTTCAACCTCTCGCCGGCGGAAAATACAGATTCAAGACTCCTCTGTGGGT TCACAAACTGGTTGCATACTGGGGCGTGGGCGTCCAAATAAACTCCCCAGTGCAGCGCAATCCACAGGCTGGAGTGGCATTCCGAGGAAGAAGCTACCGTCTGAATGGAAATAGATCAAATTATTCAAGCAGCACCCCAGCTCCAGAGCAGCAGCAGCCCCATGCCAACGTAGGTGATGCTAATGGAGTTGCATTCCGCGGAAGAAATCACCGCCTTTAcagatga